GTTTGAGCGGAGTGGATCTCGGCGCAAAAGACCCCAACTATTACGTCGTATATCACCTCTACTCAATGACCCACCGTCACAAACTTGTCCTGAAAGTTGTTCTCCCCAAAGAAGAAGAACCCCACGTTCCCACCGTTGAACATATCTGGAGAACCGCCAACTGGCATGAGCGAGAGACGTACGATCTATTTGGAATAATCTTTGACGGTCACACTGATTTGCGACGAATCCTACTTCCAGACGATTGGGAAGGCTACCCGATGCGTAAGGATTATACAGAGCCTGAGTTCTATCGAGGGATGCGAGTGCCTTATTGATGCACATGGAGAGGGAGCAAAAACGATGGCGTTGTCAGAACAGTATCAACAACAGATTATTAATACGATTAAAGAATTGCCAGAAGATAAACTAGCCGTAGTTGTTGACTTTGTGACATCCCTAAAGGACGAATATCAACCTTGTGCAGCGAAAAATATAGTCAAACTTGGTGGTCTATGGGAAGGGTTTGAACCGACTGACGAAGAAATCCAAGAGGCACGGAAAGAAATATGGCATCATCTTGATACTAAAACAACACGATGAAACATTATGTAACTGATACGATGGGCCTTATTCAGTATCGTGCTAAATCGGACGCGAAAGCAAGGAAAACAGACAAATGCCAATGATAACCGTACCCGCTCATTTTGATGGAAAGCAGATTTGTTTGGATGAACCGGTTGACTTGGAACCAGACACAAGGCTTATTGTTACAATTTTACCGCGCCATCTGTCGGATGATGAGCGTGAGGCATGGGTAAATTTATCAGTTCAAGGCTTAGAAGCGGGATACGGGGAAGACGAACCAGAGTATTCAGCCGACTTGATTAAAAAGGTGAATCCCCACTATGCAGGAAGGTGATGTTATTCTCACACCTATTCTTCAAGCTGATGGTCTAGCGAAGAATAGACCTGCCGTTATTCTACGCAATATGCCACTTTATCAAGACTTACTTATTTGTGGTATTTCGACACAATTGCACCAATATGTTGATGGTTTTGACGAAATCATATCCCCAACTGAGCCGGATTTTGAATCGAGTGGTCTTCGGGAAAAATCTCTAATCCGACTCGGCTTTTTATCAATTGTTCCTCGTCATCGTATACTTGGTTCGATAGGATAAATTTCGTCTGAACGTCATAACCGTCTGCTAAAAAAACTAGGTGATTAGCTGACTGCTGATTTAGCCTGATACATAATGGTATTTATGTTGATCTTAAACTTTAAGGATATCCATCATGGCAGCACCACAACAAGATAGCAAATTTATTGAACTGAAGCCATTTACAGATGAGATGATTGTTAGCATGGGACCGCAGCACCCAAGCACCCATGGCGTGTTAAGGCTTGAGTTGAAACTGGATGGGGAAATCGTCCGAGATGCAATCCCACATATCGGATATTTGCACCGCTGCTTTGAAAAACATTCCGAAAATCTAAATTACCAGCAAATTATCCCGTTTACCGACCGGATGGATTATATTGCAGCGATGAATATGAATTGGGGATTCTGTCTG
This portion of the Candidatus Poribacteria bacterium genome encodes:
- a CDS encoding NADH-quinone oxidoreductase subunit C; protein product: MTPQEIYENLKDQFGESIASFEEDIADPFIVVAAESIADVAQYLAEDEGLTFDFLMCLSGVDLGAKDPNYYVVYHLYSMTHRHKLVLKVVLPKEEEPHVPTVEHIWRTANWHERETYDLFGIIFDGHTDLRRILLPDDWEGYPMRKDYTEPEFYRGMRVPY
- a CDS encoding type II toxin-antitoxin system PemK/MazF family toxin, producing the protein MQEGDVILTPILQADGLAKNRPAVILRNMPLYQDLLICGISTQLHQYVDGFDEIISPTEPDFESSGLREKSLIRLGFLSIVPRHRILGSIG